The Thiogranum longum genome includes a region encoding these proteins:
- the murG gene encoding undecaprenyldiphospho-muramoylpentapeptide beta-N-acetylglucosaminyltransferase has translation MQRPILIMAGGTGGHVFPALAVAEQLQKRGWPVEWLGTQAGLEARVVPPTGIPVHWVNVTGLRGKGRLRQLLAPFMLLGALMQAALVMLRVRPAAVLGMGGFTTGPGGLMAWLLRRPLVIHEQNSVAGLTNRLLAPLASPVLEAFPGSLRGAIHTGNPVRDDIAQLPFHEPDTANRRPRLLVVGGSLGAAALNETVPAALALIEKAQRPEVWHQTGLKLVDSARGAYTKAGVDVRLDAFIDDMAQAYQWADLVLCRAGAMTIAELSAAGVASILVPYPYAVDDHQTGNARYLVDAGAACLVAQSEMTVERLRKELDLLQQPGRLAGMAKRAREHAMPDAAQQVAMYCIRATGWQEAA, from the coding sequence ATGCAGCGCCCGATCCTGATCATGGCTGGCGGCACCGGTGGGCACGTATTTCCGGCACTCGCTGTCGCAGAGCAATTGCAGAAGCGTGGCTGGCCGGTTGAATGGCTGGGTACGCAGGCCGGACTGGAGGCGCGCGTGGTGCCGCCAACCGGTATTCCGGTGCATTGGGTCAACGTAACAGGGTTGCGTGGCAAAGGACGTCTTCGGCAGCTGCTGGCCCCCTTTATGTTGCTGGGGGCCTTGATGCAGGCCGCACTCGTCATGCTGCGTGTACGGCCCGCGGCAGTGCTGGGCATGGGTGGGTTCACGACCGGCCCCGGTGGGTTGATGGCCTGGTTGCTGCGCCGGCCGCTGGTTATTCATGAACAAAATTCCGTGGCGGGTCTGACCAACCGGTTACTGGCACCACTCGCCAGCCCGGTGCTGGAAGCGTTCCCCGGCAGCCTTCGCGGCGCGATTCATACCGGGAACCCGGTTCGTGATGACATCGCGCAACTGCCGTTCCACGAACCCGATACGGCAAACCGGCGCCCGCGCCTGCTGGTGGTAGGCGGTAGCCTCGGAGCGGCAGCACTCAATGAAACCGTTCCCGCCGCACTGGCGCTGATCGAGAAGGCGCAGCGGCCGGAAGTCTGGCACCAGACCGGCCTGAAGCTTGTCGATTCAGCGCGTGGTGCCTATACAAAAGCCGGAGTCGATGTGCGCCTCGATGCCTTCATCGATGATATGGCACAAGCCTATCAGTGGGCCGACCTGGTGTTGTGTCGTGCCGGGGCCATGACGATTGCCGAACTTTCCGCAGCGGGTGTGGCTTCGATACTGGTGCCCTATCCATATGCCGTCGATGACCATCAGACCGGTAATGCGCGTTATCTGGTCGATGCCGGCGCGGCTTGTCTGGTAGCGCAGTCAGAAATGACTGTTGAACGGTTACGTAAGGAACTGGATTTGTTACAACAGCCCGGGCGTCTCGCGGGTATGGCAAAACGCGCCCGCGAGCACGCCATGCCGGATGCAGCGCAGCAGGTTGCGATGTATTGCATTCGTGCCACTGGCTGGCAGGAGGCGGCATGA
- the murD gene encoding UDP-N-acetylmuramoyl-L-alanine--D-glutamate ligase, which produces MLAVTNIMEQDMQQVLRTLVVGLGTTGVSCARFLSHIGVPVAVTDSREQPPGLETLQRELPDVALFLGGFDKQAFERAERIVVSPGVSLREPLLVDARARGVEVIGDIELFARHASAPVIGITGSNGKSTVTTLLGLMAQQAGRSVRVGGNLGVPALDLLKEDEPDLYVLELSSFQLETVQSLSCLAAVVLNVSPDHMDRYDSLGDYAKAKQTIFHHARLQVVNRDDEYAAALAHEHAPVVSFGVTEPKGKDYGLRTMDGEMWIACGDTALMPVAELRMPGRHNLANALAALALGAAAGLPVEAMLRALREFQGLPHRTEWVGEYQGVRWFNDSKATNIGAALAAIQGFEGPLVLIAGGQGKGADFTELAAGLDARVRHVVVMGEAADEIESVLQGRIPVSHATDMQEAVRLAAARSQPGDTVLLSPACASFDMFRGYQHRGECFVQALRGMFE; this is translated from the coding sequence ATGTTGGCAGTAACAAACATCATGGAACAGGACATGCAGCAGGTATTGCGTACTCTGGTGGTCGGACTCGGCACTACCGGTGTGTCGTGCGCGCGATTTCTGTCGCACATCGGTGTGCCGGTAGCGGTGACCGACAGTCGCGAGCAGCCCCCCGGACTGGAAACCCTGCAGCGGGAATTGCCTGATGTGGCCCTGTTCCTTGGCGGGTTCGACAAACAGGCGTTCGAACGGGCTGAGCGTATTGTGGTGAGTCCCGGTGTTTCATTGCGTGAACCGTTACTGGTCGATGCGCGAGCGCGTGGCGTGGAAGTGATCGGGGATATTGAACTGTTTGCGCGGCATGCCAGCGCGCCGGTTATCGGTATCACAGGTTCCAATGGCAAGAGTACGGTGACCACACTACTGGGTCTTATGGCACAACAGGCAGGGCGTAGTGTTCGTGTCGGGGGAAACCTCGGTGTGCCGGCCCTTGATCTGCTTAAGGAGGACGAGCCGGACCTGTACGTGCTGGAATTATCCAGTTTTCAGCTGGAGACTGTGCAGAGCTTGTCATGCCTTGCAGCAGTCGTGCTGAATGTCAGCCCGGATCACATGGATCGTTATGACTCTCTTGGCGACTACGCAAAGGCCAAGCAGACCATCTTTCATCACGCCCGTTTGCAGGTGGTCAACCGTGACGATGAATATGCCGCGGCACTTGCCCATGAGCATGCGCCTGTAGTCAGTTTTGGCGTGACAGAGCCGAAAGGCAAAGACTACGGGCTGCGCACCATGGATGGTGAGATGTGGATTGCTTGTGGAGATACGGCATTAATGCCTGTTGCAGAACTGCGTATGCCGGGTCGTCATAACCTCGCCAATGCCTTGGCGGCGCTGGCGCTTGGCGCTGCAGCTGGTTTACCGGTTGAGGCGATGTTGCGAGCATTGCGTGAATTTCAGGGCCTGCCACACCGTACCGAGTGGGTGGGTGAGTACCAGGGCGTGCGCTGGTTCAATGATTCCAAGGCAACCAATATTGGCGCTGCACTGGCCGCCATACAGGGCTTCGAGGGGCCGCTGGTATTGATCGCCGGTGGTCAGGGCAAAGGCGCAGACTTCACTGAGCTGGCAGCAGGGCTGGATGCGCGGGTACGCCATGTGGTGGTAATGGGTGAAGCGGCTGACGAAATTGAATCTGTATTGCAGGGACGTATTCCTGTCAGTCATGCAACTGACATGCAAGAGGCAGTCAGGCTCGCCGCAGCCCGGTCACAACCGGGGGATACTGTGCTTCTGTCACCGGCCTGTGCCAGTTTCGATATGTTCAGGGGATACCAGCACCGCGGTGAATGTTTCGTACAGGCATTGCGAGGTATGTTCGAATGA
- the ftsW gene encoding putative lipid II flippase FtsW, producing the protein MSLALLLPDMPVRRGAACPRLDFALLTAVAILFSLGLVMVASASMPVAERLGVSTLHFTIRQTIYLLMGLGLGLLVLRIRLAWWEQCSLLCILLAILMLVVVLVPGVGVEVNGSTRWINLGVFRLQVSEPAKLLALIYMSGYLVRHGEAVRETRAGFIKPLALLLVAAVLLLVEPDFGATVVMLAAALVMMFMAGVSLWKFAALVGVAVAGFAALAISSPYRLERLTTFLNPWADPFNSGFQLTQSLIAIGRGELFGVGLGASVQKLFYLPEAHTDFVFAVLAEELGLVGILVLLGLYLFIVLRAYRIASVAEQGGNLFAAYLAYGIGTWLGLQALINVGVNTGLLPTKGLTLPLMSYGGSSMLVTCVAIALLLRIDYETRCTVNSLPASGISMHPRRRVR; encoded by the coding sequence ATGAGCCTGGCGCTGCTATTGCCCGATATGCCGGTACGTCGTGGTGCAGCCTGCCCGCGACTGGATTTTGCCCTGCTTACCGCCGTAGCGATTTTGTTTTCCCTGGGGCTGGTCATGGTGGCATCAGCTTCCATGCCGGTTGCAGAGCGGCTCGGCGTCAGCACCTTGCATTTCACCATACGTCAAACGATATACCTGCTGATGGGGCTTGGGCTGGGGCTGCTGGTGTTGCGTATCAGGCTGGCCTGGTGGGAGCAGTGCAGCCTGTTGTGCATTTTGCTCGCTATCCTGATGTTAGTGGTTGTCCTGGTGCCGGGTGTCGGTGTTGAGGTAAACGGAAGTACCCGCTGGATCAATCTGGGAGTGTTCCGCCTGCAGGTGTCGGAGCCGGCCAAGTTGCTGGCACTGATCTACATGTCGGGTTACCTGGTGCGGCACGGTGAGGCAGTGCGTGAAACGCGTGCAGGCTTTATCAAGCCGCTGGCACTGTTACTGGTGGCGGCTGTCTTGCTGTTGGTAGAACCTGACTTTGGCGCGACTGTAGTCATGTTGGCGGCAGCCCTTGTGATGATGTTCATGGCCGGTGTCAGTTTGTGGAAGTTTGCTGCGCTGGTCGGTGTTGCTGTTGCTGGATTTGCCGCACTGGCCATTTCCTCTCCCTACCGTCTGGAGCGTCTGACAACATTCCTCAATCCATGGGCGGATCCGTTCAACAGCGGCTTCCAGCTGACCCAGTCACTGATTGCAATCGGTCGTGGCGAGTTATTCGGCGTGGGTCTTGGCGCCAGTGTGCAGAAGCTGTTCTATTTACCGGAAGCGCATACGGATTTTGTATTTGCCGTGCTGGCCGAAGAGCTGGGCCTGGTTGGCATCCTGGTGCTGCTCGGCCTGTACCTGTTTATTGTGTTGCGCGCCTATCGTATTGCCTCTGTCGCTGAGCAAGGCGGCAATCTGTTTGCGGCCTATCTCGCATATGGCATCGGAACCTGGTTGGGATTACAGGCATTGATCAATGTTGGCGTCAATACCGGCCTGCTTCCAACCAAGGGCCTGACGTTGCCGCTGATGAGCTACGGGGGCAGTAGCATGCTGGTGACCTGCGTTGCCATTGCACTTTTATTGCGTATTGATTACGAAACACGTTGTACGGTCAACAGCCTGCCGGCTTCCGGGATATCCATGCATCCCCGCAGGAGGGTGCGATGA
- the murC gene encoding UDP-N-acetylmuramate--L-alanine ligase yields the protein MTAPQQLPVQSETMGRIRCAHFVGIGGAGMGGIAEVLLNLGYKVSGSDLRENAVTRRLALQGARIWFGHDASHVADCDVVVVSTAVNEDNPEVRAARERRIPVVPRAEMLAEIMRFRHGIAVAGTHGKTTTTSLVASLLAEGGLDPTYVIGGRLNSSNSHARLGSSRYLVAEADESDASFLYLQPMLAVVTNIDADHLSTYEGDFRRLRQTFVEFLHHLPFYGLAVMCVDDPNVRDVLPELTRQVRSYGIDAEDADIRAVNLRQQGQQMSFDIHQKDHPVLSVVLNLPGRHNVLNALAAVAVARELDVADAAIQHALETFEGIGRRFQINGEVGIEGGSVLLIDDYGHHPREIAATLDAVRNGWPERRLVVAFQPHRYSRTFDLFDDFAQELVNCDLLLITEVYAAGESPVTGADGRALCRAVRGRGRVDPVFVEDVETLPSILKDLLKPGDVVLTLGAGSIGAVAATLPAVLGDNQGVDG from the coding sequence ATGACAGCACCACAGCAGCTGCCGGTGCAGTCAGAAACGATGGGACGTATCCGTTGTGCGCATTTTGTCGGTATTGGTGGTGCCGGTATGGGCGGGATCGCTGAAGTGTTGCTGAATCTGGGGTACAAGGTCAGTGGTTCCGACCTGCGTGAGAATGCTGTTACCCGGCGGCTGGCACTACAGGGCGCGCGTATCTGGTTTGGCCATGACGCGAGTCATGTCGCTGACTGCGACGTGGTCGTGGTATCTACAGCAGTTAATGAAGATAACCCGGAGGTCAGGGCGGCCCGTGAACGTCGTATCCCGGTAGTTCCGCGCGCCGAAATGCTGGCTGAGATCATGCGGTTCCGTCATGGCATTGCCGTCGCCGGAACACACGGCAAGACGACAACGACCAGCCTGGTCGCCAGTCTGCTGGCAGAAGGCGGGCTGGATCCGACCTATGTTATTGGCGGTCGCCTTAACAGCTCAAACAGTCATGCGCGGCTGGGCAGCAGTCGATACCTGGTGGCCGAGGCTGACGAAAGTGATGCGTCATTCCTGTACCTGCAGCCCATGCTGGCGGTTGTTACAAATATAGACGCTGACCACCTGTCAACCTACGAGGGTGATTTCCGTCGCCTGCGCCAGACTTTTGTCGAGTTTTTACATCACCTGCCTTTCTATGGTCTGGCAGTAATGTGTGTCGATGATCCCAATGTACGGGACGTGCTGCCTGAGCTTACCCGCCAGGTGCGGAGTTACGGTATCGATGCCGAGGATGCCGATATCCGCGCTGTAAATCTGCGCCAGCAGGGGCAACAGATGTCCTTCGATATACACCAGAAGGACCACCCGGTACTGAGTGTTGTCCTTAATCTTCCGGGTCGGCATAACGTTCTGAATGCCCTGGCGGCCGTTGCGGTGGCGCGTGAGCTGGATGTGGCGGATGCCGCTATCCAGCATGCGCTGGAAACATTTGAAGGGATCGGTCGGCGCTTCCAGATCAACGGCGAAGTCGGGATCGAAGGCGGCTCGGTGCTGTTGATCGACGACTATGGTCATCATCCGCGGGAAATTGCAGCCACACTGGACGCGGTGCGTAATGGCTGGCCTGAGCGGCGCCTGGTGGTAGCGTTCCAGCCTCATCGGTACAGCCGTACGTTTGACCTGTTCGACGACTTTGCACAGGAGCTGGTCAATTGTGACCTGTTGCTGATAACCGAGGTGTACGCAGCCGGCGAATCGCCTGTCACCGGTGCCGACGGGCGTGCCCTGTGCCGGGCGGTGCGCGGACGTGGCAGGGTTGACCCGGTGTTTGTCGAAGATGTTGAAACTCTGCCCTCTATTTTGAAGGACCTGCTTAAACCCGGTGACGTAGTGTTAACGCTTGGTGCCGGCTCCATCGGCGCCGTAGCGGCGACCTTGCCGGCGGTGCTCGGTGACAATCAGGGAGTGGATGGATGA